Proteins encoded within one genomic window of Bacillus sp. 1NLA3E:
- a CDS encoding L,D-transpeptidase, with the protein MVKWIDVSTSRHLLKLFDGNRLIKTYPVAIGKMLTPSPSGEYTIINKQPNPGGPFGVLWMGLSKPHYGIHGTNKPSSIGKNVSHGCIRMQNHDVLELSSLVPIGTVVVIHKYPKGQNRF; encoded by the coding sequence ATGGTGAAATGGATAGACGTATCAACATCAAGGCATCTATTAAAACTATTTGATGGCAACAGACTAATAAAAACCTACCCTGTAGCCATTGGGAAAATGCTAACTCCATCTCCATCAGGAGAATATACCATTATCAATAAGCAACCTAATCCTGGGGGCCCTTTTGGAGTACTTTGGATGGGTTTGTCAAAACCACATTATGGAATTCATGGAACTAACAAACCTTCTTCGATTGGAAAGAATGTGTCACACGGCTGCATTCGGATGCAAAACCATGATGTTCTGGAATTATCATCCTTAGTTCCTATTGGGACTGTGGTGGTTATTCATAAATATCCTAAAGGACAAAATCGTTTTTAA
- a CDS encoding nucleotide excision repair endonuclease, whose amino-acid sequence MIKIEIPNPDIVVTKKRQLGEPVEAVISSSYGFTDYHRIPRDKGGIIMFFNSNDDLMFVGKARKLRPRVKKHFEDTVSPIKEHRDEVQRIAVCVVEDPTEREIYETFIINELHAKYNVDKVFYK is encoded by the coding sequence ATGATAAAAATTGAAATACCAAATCCCGATATTGTCGTTACAAAAAAGAGACAATTAGGTGAACCTGTTGAAGCTGTCATTAGCAGTTCTTATGGATTCACCGATTACCACCGCATTCCCCGAGATAAAGGCGGGATCATCATGTTTTTTAACTCAAATGATGATCTGATGTTTGTAGGCAAAGCCCGTAAATTACGCCCAAGAGTGAAAAAACATTTTGAGGATACTGTTTCACCTATCAAAGAACATCGTGATGAAGTTCAAAGAATCGCGGTTTGTGTTGTTGAAGATCCAACCGAACGTGAAATTTATGAAACTTTTATCATCAATGAACTCCATGCAAAATACAACGTGGACAAGGTGTTTTATAAATAA
- a CDS encoding CBS domain-containing protein: MQAQEFMVSKVKKVKEYDTVRSVIEKFIEFQISGLPVVNDRNEIVAFVSDGDILRYIGKHKDYFVDNFYYAFVVKGDNEEFEEREKRLLDLNVLEIAKRNVIKVSWDEEIEIIAAVLGKKQIKKVPVERNGVLVGIISRGDVIRNSFKSLL, translated from the coding sequence ATGCAAGCTCAGGAATTTATGGTTAGCAAAGTGAAAAAAGTGAAAGAATACGATACTGTACGTTCAGTAATTGAAAAATTCATTGAATTCCAAATCAGTGGTCTTCCAGTGGTAAACGACCGTAATGAAATCGTTGCTTTTGTAAGTGATGGGGATATCCTGAGATATATCGGTAAGCATAAGGATTATTTCGTTGATAATTTCTACTATGCGTTTGTAGTAAAGGGGGATAATGAAGAATTTGAGGAAAGAGAAAAAAGATTGCTAGATTTAAATGTTCTAGAAATTGCCAAAAGGAATGTTATTAAAGTTTCTTGGGATGAAGAAATTGAAATCATTGCTGCTGTTTTAGGAAAGAAACAGATCAAAAAGGTTCCTGTAGAACGAAACGGGGTTTTGGTTGGTATCATTAGTCGTGGCGATGTGATTAGAAATTCTTTTAAATCACTTCTTTAA
- a CDS encoding MFS transporter gives MKPIVGNKRWGIVLLLSLCYTVLYMDRSNMSMAGPSLMKHYNWSATEFGLASTAFFIGYAITQIPGGRLADRFGGGKVVLTGALVWSVFVFITPFGSTMTLMIIIRALMGLGEGISLPAIHSILAKWIPKDKIGKATGFVQVGVPFGIAITMPIATWIIQKWGWEMVFHTFAFLGPVWCLIWWKFGKDKPELHPKISKQELDYIQANQGSVLEIGEEKLLTKKEILSNSSVWLCAISYFCANYLFFLFMTWLPTYFVNGRGINLNHSAIYSMMPYLVAIFTYPIGGFLADSAAKKFGHNMGRKLFPIIGLLVAGAFLILGSRATSVVAAVTLISASNGFLTLTMGSFFSMPMVFSQKNAGMITGVFTTLGTFAGILAPLITGLIIDLSGKYDYALYVGGIVAMVGAILLLTVCKVKPIENKLSNQGSHSTLFKDPNEFGSTDII, from the coding sequence ATGAAGCCCATAGTTGGCAATAAACGATGGGGAATCGTCTTGCTTCTGTCACTATGCTACACAGTCTTATATATGGATAGATCTAATATGTCAATGGCTGGCCCGTCATTAATGAAACACTATAACTGGAGCGCAACTGAGTTTGGTTTGGCTTCAACAGCATTTTTTATAGGGTATGCCATTACTCAGATCCCTGGTGGTCGATTAGCCGACCGATTTGGGGGCGGAAAAGTTGTTTTAACCGGAGCTTTGGTATGGTCGGTGTTTGTTTTTATTACTCCTTTTGGATCAACGATGACTTTGATGATAATCATCCGTGCGCTTATGGGTCTTGGTGAAGGGATTTCATTGCCAGCTATTCATTCCATATTAGCGAAATGGATACCAAAAGATAAAATTGGAAAAGCCACTGGATTCGTTCAAGTGGGAGTACCATTTGGAATTGCCATCACAATGCCTATTGCTACTTGGATTATTCAAAAATGGGGCTGGGAAATGGTATTCCATACTTTTGCCTTTCTTGGTCCTGTGTGGTGTTTGATTTGGTGGAAGTTTGGCAAGGATAAGCCTGAGCTGCATCCAAAGATAAGCAAGCAAGAATTAGATTATATCCAGGCAAATCAAGGTTCTGTTCTTGAAATAGGTGAAGAGAAACTTTTAACAAAAAAAGAGATTCTGTCAAATAGTTCTGTGTGGTTATGTGCAATTTCATATTTTTGTGCTAACTATCTCTTTTTCTTGTTTATGACATGGCTGCCTACTTACTTTGTAAATGGTCGTGGAATCAATCTCAATCATAGTGCAATATATTCCATGATGCCCTATCTTGTAGCTATCTTCACCTATCCAATTGGAGGTTTTTTAGCAGATAGTGCTGCGAAAAAGTTTGGACATAATATGGGGAGAAAACTGTTTCCAATCATTGGGTTACTTGTTGCGGGAGCCTTTTTGATACTTGGATCTAGGGCGACAAGTGTAGTGGCTGCTGTAACATTAATTTCAGCATCCAATGGTTTTTTAACCCTTACAATGGGTAGCTTTTTTTCAATGCCAATGGTTTTTTCCCAAAAAAATGCGGGGATGATTACCGGGGTATTTACAACTTTAGGTACATTTGCGGGAATACTTGCCCCACTCATCACAGGGCTAATTATCGATCTTTCCGGAAAATATGACTATGCTTTGTATGTCGGTGGGATTGTAGCTATGGTTGGAGCTATTCTACTATTAACGGTATGTAAGGTTAAACCGATTGAAAATAAACTTAGCAATCAGGGCAGTCATTCGACCCTATTTAAAGATCCAAATGAATTTGGAAGTACTGATATAATTTGA
- a CDS encoding ATP-binding protein, with product MGITKHLLFNLSLLLVFLFFFQIWAERKILIRIPKYILFSYIMVSILLCMVFSFCVSPEVRIDLRLVPLVIGGLYFGQSFIFAGFSILVRALIGIDDGFWVMVIVSLVLASLLHFIKPIFLLQSRNRRIFLSIGLSLVASVVFMKIIGFFEHQVFNLGIWLAYFIVSAVGTGIIAYALETMNSNFKVREQLLKSKRMEAVSQMGAAISHEIRNPLTSARGFLQFISEGTNLDKSQSAYIEIAIKELDQAEEVISNYLTFAKPAIERVEDLDPHWILIQIVSELAAMVETNQIKIERDFNSNEIILGDKQMLRQCFYNLIKNCIESMPEGGTLNLKTADTKQGTLITISDTGYGMTEEQLNRLGEPYYLISEGSGTGLSMMVVHSIVRAMNGSIEIKSKSDEGTAFLMSFPKK from the coding sequence TTGGGAATTACCAAACATTTACTTTTTAATCTTTCTCTTTTGTTAGTTTTCTTATTCTTTTTTCAAATTTGGGCAGAGAGAAAAATTTTGATAAGAATACCAAAATATATTCTTTTTTCTTATATAATGGTTTCGATTTTATTATGTATGGTGTTTTCTTTTTGCGTAAGCCCAGAAGTTCGGATCGATTTACGACTAGTTCCTTTAGTAATCGGTGGATTATACTTCGGTCAAAGTTTTATTTTCGCAGGATTTTCCATTTTAGTGAGGGCGTTAATTGGAATAGATGATGGATTTTGGGTAATGGTTATTGTAAGTTTGGTACTCGCATCCCTTTTACATTTCATAAAACCAATTTTCTTGCTTCAGTCAAGAAACCGACGGATTTTTCTCTCTATAGGATTGAGCTTGGTGGCCTCAGTAGTCTTTATGAAAATAATTGGTTTTTTTGAACACCAAGTTTTCAATCTGGGGATCTGGTTGGCGTATTTCATTGTTTCAGCGGTTGGAACGGGAATTATTGCTTATGCACTTGAAACAATGAATTCAAATTTTAAAGTACGCGAACAACTATTGAAGTCAAAAAGAATGGAAGCTGTCAGTCAGATGGGAGCGGCTATATCTCATGAAATTCGAAATCCATTAACTTCTGCAAGGGGATTTTTGCAATTTATTAGTGAAGGAACAAATCTCGATAAAAGTCAATCGGCTTATATTGAGATTGCCATTAAAGAGTTGGACCAGGCTGAAGAGGTAATCTCCAACTACTTAACCTTTGCAAAACCAGCGATTGAAAGAGTAGAGGATCTCGATCCTCATTGGATATTAATCCAGATTGTGTCGGAACTAGCAGCCATGGTTGAAACCAATCAAATTAAGATTGAGAGAGATTTTAACTCAAATGAAATTATTCTTGGTGATAAGCAAATGCTTCGTCAATGCTTCTATAACCTAATCAAAAATTGTATCGAGTCAATGCCTGAGGGAGGTACTCTGAACCTCAAAACAGCTGATACAAAGCAAGGAACGTTGATTACCATTTCTGATACGGGATATGGAATGACAGAAGAACAGCTAAATCGTCTTGGTGAGCCCTATTACTTAATTAGTGAGGGCAGTGGGACAGGACTAAGTATGATGGTGGTACATAGCATTGTAAGAGCCATGAATGGATCAATAGAAATAAAGAGCAAATCAGATGAAGGGACCGCTTTTTTAATGTCCTTTCCAAAAAAGTGA
- a CDS encoding electron transfer flavoprotein subunit alpha/FixB family protein, translated as MTIQDYKNTWVFIETANGEAKNVGLELINQGKVIAAATSEKVVAIVIGQNVDAAVKSATACGADEVIVVEGEEYKDYNADSFTNVMVKLVEKYQPSVLMMGVTINGRDLSSRVAGRLQVGSAADCTAVEVGQDGAIAWTRPIYDGNLLSTVSFTETRPQIGTVRSGSYEKGQADDTRIAEVVKEEIQTPAEQIRTKVIEIIKSVAEGIKLEDAEVIVAGGRGLGKAENVAIIQELADVLGGAIGGTRACIDAEWMAPQLQIGQSGKRVKPKLYIGCGISGATQHLVGMDSSDVIVVINKDPDAPIFEIADYGVVGDLFEVIPVLIEEIKKLKAS; from the coding sequence ATGACGATTCAAGATTATAAAAATACATGGGTGTTTATTGAAACTGCCAATGGAGAAGCAAAAAATGTTGGTTTAGAGCTGATCAATCAAGGGAAAGTAATTGCGGCTGCAACTAGTGAAAAAGTAGTGGCAATTGTCATTGGCCAAAATGTGGATGCTGCGGTTAAATCTGCAACTGCATGCGGTGCTGATGAAGTGATTGTCGTTGAAGGCGAAGAATATAAAGACTATAATGCGGACAGTTTCACAAATGTGATGGTGAAATTAGTAGAAAAGTATCAGCCTTCTGTTTTAATGATGGGAGTTACTATCAATGGGCGAGATCTATCATCAAGAGTAGCTGGTCGATTACAAGTGGGTTCTGCAGCAGATTGTACAGCTGTTGAAGTTGGCCAAGATGGAGCCATTGCTTGGACAAGACCTATTTATGATGGGAACCTTTTATCCACCGTATCTTTCACTGAAACAAGACCACAAATTGGGACGGTTCGCTCGGGTTCATATGAAAAGGGACAAGCGGATGATACGAGAATAGCTGAAGTGGTAAAAGAAGAAATCCAAACTCCTGCGGAACAAATCAGAACCAAAGTGATTGAGATTATTAAATCAGTTGCTGAAGGAATTAAATTAGAAGACGCTGAGGTGATAGTTGCAGGTGGCCGTGGCTTAGGGAAAGCTGAAAACGTTGCAATCATTCAAGAATTGGCAGACGTATTAGGTGGGGCAATTGGCGGAACAAGGGCTTGTATAGATGCTGAATGGATGGCACCTCAACTACAAATTGGGCAATCAGGTAAACGGGTTAAACCGAAGCTTTACATTGGTTGTGGAATTTCAGGAGCGACACAGCATTTAGTAGGCATGGATTCATCAGATGTAATTGTTGTAATTAATAAAGATCCGGATGCACCGATTTTTGAAATCGCTGATTACGGAGTGGTTGGCGATCTGTTTGAAGTCATTCCTGTACTTATTGAAGAAATTAAGAAGTTAAAGGCTAGCTAA
- a CDS encoding electron transfer flavoprotein subunit beta/FixA family protein, giving the protein MELLVCMKQVPDTEEIKVDVATGKIKDGAPNIVNPYDKNALEAAVQLKEVHGGSITVISMGSDKAKTALKECISVGADKAVLISDAAFEGSDSYSTSSILAAAINKLGQFDLIICGNQATDTNAGQVGSQIAEQLGISALTFVAKIEAKGDAIVVNREADEGYEVVEAQLPALCTVVDTINNPRLATIKTKMAANKAKIEVLTAADLEIDLTKVGVGSPTKVSKTFAPPKREAGLKIQEATGTDSAHKLFENLAAAKLI; this is encoded by the coding sequence ATGGAACTATTAGTTTGTATGAAGCAAGTGCCGGATACGGAAGAAATAAAAGTAGATGTTGCAACGGGTAAAATTAAAGATGGTGCTCCAAATATTGTAAATCCCTATGATAAAAATGCTCTTGAAGCCGCTGTTCAATTAAAAGAAGTACATGGTGGAAGTATTACCGTCATTTCAATGGGATCAGATAAAGCTAAAACCGCTTTAAAAGAATGTATTTCGGTTGGTGCTGATAAAGCTGTATTAATCAGTGACGCAGCATTCGAGGGGTCGGATTCTTATTCAACAAGCTCCATCTTAGCTGCAGCAATTAACAAACTAGGTCAATTTGATTTAATTATTTGTGGGAACCAAGCTACGGACACCAATGCTGGACAGGTAGGGTCCCAAATTGCAGAACAGCTTGGCATTTCTGCACTAACCTTTGTAGCAAAGATTGAAGCAAAAGGCGATGCTATTGTTGTCAACCGTGAAGCTGACGAAGGATATGAAGTAGTAGAAGCTCAACTTCCTGCCCTATGTACAGTAGTAGATACGATTAATAACCCTAGATTAGCTACTATTAAAACAAAAATGGCAGCTAATAAAGCAAAAATAGAGGTATTAACCGCGGCTGATTTAGAAATTGATTTAACCAAAGTAGGTGTAGGATCCCCTACAAAAGTAAGCAAAACCTTCGCACCGCCAAAAAGAGAAGCAGGCCTAAAAATTCAAGAAGCAACCGGAACCGATTCAGCACACAAATTATTTGAAAATCTAGCAGCAGCTAAGCTCATTTAG
- the fadK gene encoding medium-chain fatty-acid--CoA ligase — protein MSLGIKMNECQKREYRQKGYWGDATLVDYWNHSVLSAPEKVAVIDLQRTSYTYAELDEAAGRVAAFLTKVGVESGDFVSFQIPNWSEFMVIYVACLKVGAVVNPILPGLREVELSYILNKCESKVLFIPSTYRKFDYPAMLRDLAPKIDSLKEVVVVEKTETLNKWTTLNKVLRDYSPLTGNSVRSADDVAAVLFTSGTEGFSKGVMLTHNNIIASERALTTTFNLSYLDTILMPSPLAHASGFHHGVTISFLIGAKCVLQDIYSPENSLLLIEREKCTCGNASTPLVYDILRALEKRKYDISSLRFFLCGGSPVPRHMVKQSFEAGFKVMGIYGSTESVPHTACSPDDSHERIINTDGKALPNVSIKVVDELHREVPSGVQGEEASRGPNVFVGYLKEPELTARVLDDEGWYYSGDLCTMDDDGYIRINGRKKDIIIRGGENISSCEIEDILLHHPNVREVAVVGMPDQRLGERACAYVVLNHAEKGLTLSEVKVFFEEMNVAKYKYPERIEIVDFLPRNESCKIKKYLLREDIKKKMRLVPKLNEVLLNNSGRFHKISLKL, from the coding sequence ATGTCTTTAGGAATTAAAATGAATGAATGCCAAAAGCGTGAATACCGCCAAAAAGGCTATTGGGGTGACGCTACCTTGGTTGACTATTGGAACCATTCCGTGTTAAGTGCACCAGAAAAGGTTGCGGTAATTGATCTTCAAAGAACTAGCTACACTTATGCTGAACTTGATGAAGCTGCTGGAAGAGTTGCAGCTTTTTTAACAAAAGTTGGGGTAGAATCAGGTGACTTTGTATCTTTTCAAATTCCTAATTGGTCTGAATTTATGGTCATCTATGTGGCGTGCTTGAAAGTAGGTGCAGTTGTAAACCCTATTCTTCCAGGTTTACGTGAAGTGGAATTATCGTATATTCTAAATAAATGTGAATCCAAAGTATTGTTTATCCCTTCAACATATAGAAAGTTTGACTACCCTGCTATGCTTCGTGACTTGGCTCCAAAAATCGATAGTTTGAAGGAAGTAGTTGTAGTTGAAAAAACAGAGACGCTGAACAAATGGACTACTTTGAATAAGGTGTTGCGTGACTATTCTCCTTTGACAGGAAATAGTGTGCGTAGTGCTGATGATGTTGCAGCCGTTCTGTTTACCTCTGGGACAGAGGGCTTTTCCAAGGGTGTAATGTTAACCCATAATAACATAATTGCAAGTGAAAGGGCTCTCACTACAACATTCAATCTTTCCTATCTCGATACGATCTTAATGCCATCACCATTGGCACACGCCTCTGGTTTTCATCATGGTGTGACCATATCGTTTCTGATAGGGGCTAAATGTGTCCTCCAAGATATTTACAGCCCAGAAAATAGTCTTCTGCTTATTGAGCGTGAAAAATGTACGTGCGGGAATGCTAGCACACCATTAGTCTATGATATTCTGCGTGCTCTAGAAAAACGAAAATATGATATTTCATCATTGCGCTTCTTTTTGTGTGGAGGGTCCCCGGTACCTAGACATATGGTTAAACAATCGTTTGAAGCAGGTTTTAAAGTAATGGGTATTTATGGCTCAACCGAGAGCGTACCGCATACCGCGTGTTCCCCCGATGACTCACACGAAAGAATCATTAATACAGATGGGAAAGCATTACCTAATGTGTCAATAAAGGTCGTTGATGAATTGCACCGAGAGGTCCCTTCGGGGGTTCAGGGCGAGGAAGCATCACGTGGACCAAATGTGTTTGTGGGTTACCTTAAGGAACCAGAATTGACTGCACGCGTTCTAGATGATGAAGGTTGGTACTACAGTGGGGATCTTTGTACGATGGATGATGATGGGTATATTCGGATTAACGGAAGAAAGAAGGATATTATCATTCGTGGTGGGGAAAATATTAGCAGCTGTGAAATCGAGGATATATTACTCCATCATCCTAACGTCCGAGAGGTAGCGGTAGTGGGGATGCCTGACCAAAGGTTGGGTGAGAGAGCATGTGCTTATGTAGTACTAAATCATGCAGAAAAAGGGTTAACATTATCCGAAGTGAAAGTTTTCTTTGAGGAAATGAATGTGGCCAAATATAAATATCCCGAACGAATCGAAATTGTAGATTTTCTTCCAAGAAATGAGTCTTGCAAAATAAAAAAATATTTGTTGCGTGAGGATATTAAAAAAAAGATGAGATTAGTTCCCAAACTGAATGAAGTGCTATTAAATAATAGTGGCAGGTTTCATAAAATCAGTCTGAAACTATAA
- a CDS encoding acyl-CoA dehydrogenase family protein — MSTLTQVSKLTQEQFEAYKKQIRTLVEGRYDEMQKDIEVTNKFPQEFYDTNIKNDLYRCSLPAQYGGWDLTESQILEIQEEFSRGPGGMRMHLHYAMDLNWRPLFDYGTEELKAELMPLFQDKTIFTNWAVTEEKGGTGMDIQTTAVKDGDDYIINGEKFLISHTDCSNYSYITCVTDPNGDKDHRLSTFMVSADTPGYELTPMPHMMGARGSGHTGLKFTNMRVNKRFLLGELGQGLEIAIHSLSVSRVHIAASNLGMAQRMLEITLKRAHDRVTFGKPIIDRQAIRMKIADMSTYTHALRTMVRDFAKDYEKDPEGEYIEEKAAMCKLFSIHVTKLVSDEMLEIFGGIGYFEDCEYGPVERLYRDARAMWLEEGTPTVQRITISRQTIKHGGVLKYEN; from the coding sequence ATGAGTACTTTAACCCAAGTAAGCAAATTAACGCAAGAACAATTTGAAGCTTATAAGAAGCAGATTCGTACATTGGTCGAGGGCCGCTATGATGAGATGCAAAAAGACATCGAGGTTACCAATAAGTTCCCTCAAGAGTTCTATGATACAAACATTAAAAATGACCTTTATCGCTGTTCCCTTCCAGCACAATACGGCGGATGGGATCTTACTGAGTCGCAGATCTTAGAGATTCAGGAAGAATTTAGCCGCGGCCCTGGTGGAATGCGTATGCATTTACACTATGCAATGGATTTGAACTGGCGCCCATTGTTTGACTACGGTACTGAAGAGCTTAAAGCAGAGTTAATGCCTTTATTCCAAGATAAAACAATTTTCACCAACTGGGCTGTCACCGAGGAAAAAGGCGGCACTGGTATGGATATCCAAACAACGGCTGTAAAAGACGGAGATGATTACATCATTAACGGGGAGAAGTTCTTAATCTCTCATACTGACTGCAGCAATTATTCTTATATTACTTGTGTTACTGATCCTAATGGTGATAAAGACCACCGTCTTTCCACTTTCATGGTTTCTGCAGACACTCCAGGATACGAACTTACTCCTATGCCTCACATGATGGGAGCACGTGGTTCAGGTCATACCGGCTTAAAGTTTACTAATATGAGAGTTAACAAGAGATTTTTATTGGGCGAATTAGGCCAAGGTCTTGAAATTGCAATTCATTCTCTATCTGTTTCCCGTGTTCATATCGCAGCCAGCAATCTAGGTATGGCTCAACGGATGCTAGAGATTACGCTTAAGCGTGCGCATGATCGTGTTACTTTTGGCAAACCAATCATTGATCGTCAGGCTATCAGAATGAAGATTGCCGACATGTCTACTTATACTCATGCTCTTCGTACCATGGTTCGTGACTTTGCCAAGGATTACGAAAAGGATCCTGAGGGAGAATACATTGAAGAAAAGGCAGCTATGTGTAAATTGTTCAGTATCCATGTCACTAAATTAGTCAGTGATGAGATGCTGGAAATTTTCGGTGGAATTGGGTACTTCGAAGACTGCGAATATGGTCCTGTTGAACGCCTATACCGCGATGCTCGCGCAATGTGGTTAGAGGAAGGTACTCCTACTGTACAACGAATCACCATTTCTCGCCAAACTATCAAACACGGTGGCGTCTTAAAGTACGAAAACTAA
- a CDS encoding YitT family protein, producing the protein MTELAIGKIQHRKLTLRKKIIRTIAITIGSILMATGLEIFLVPNHVIDGGITGISIMLAHITGLELGVFLFVLNLPFVYIGFKQMGKTFAISTVYGIIILSIFTSLFHPIPAFTDDILLATVFGGIILGIGVGIVIRNGGALDGTEILSILINKRVPFSVGEIIMFINLFILGAAGFVFSWDRAMYSLLAYIIAAKAIDTVVAGLEESKSVWIISDEAEKIGEVVNARLGRGVTFLRGEGAFTGDDKKVIFAIITRLEESKLKSIVADIDPSAFLAIADITEVRGGRFKKRDIH; encoded by the coding sequence GTGACAGAATTGGCAATCGGAAAAATCCAACACCGCAAACTTACTCTTAGGAAAAAAATTATTCGAACAATCGCCATTACTATTGGTTCAATCCTTATGGCTACTGGACTAGAAATATTTTTAGTTCCAAACCATGTTATTGATGGAGGAATAACAGGTATCTCTATCATGCTTGCACACATAACTGGTTTGGAACTAGGAGTCTTTCTATTCGTGTTAAACCTACCGTTTGTTTATATTGGTTTCAAACAGATGGGAAAAACCTTCGCCATTTCTACAGTATATGGAATTATTATACTTTCCATTTTCACCTCACTATTTCATCCTATTCCTGCTTTTACTGATGATATTTTACTGGCGACCGTGTTTGGGGGCATCATTCTTGGAATAGGCGTTGGAATCGTCATCCGAAATGGAGGAGCTTTGGATGGTACGGAGATCCTATCTATCCTTATTAACAAACGGGTTCCATTCTCAGTTGGTGAAATTATCATGTTCATCAATCTGTTTATTTTAGGGGCAGCAGGGTTTGTATTTAGTTGGGATCGGGCCATGTATTCGCTACTAGCGTATATTATAGCTGCAAAAGCAATTGATACCGTCGTTGCTGGACTAGAAGAATCGAAATCTGTCTGGATTATTAGTGATGAGGCAGAGAAAATTGGCGAAGTGGTAAATGCACGTTTAGGCCGAGGTGTAACTTTTCTTCGGGGAGAAGGGGCCTTTACTGGAGACGATAAAAAGGTCATATTTGCTATCATTACAAGGCTGGAGGAATCCAAGCTTAAATCAATAGTAGCAGATATTGATCCTTCCGCATTTTTAGCGATAGCCGATATAACAGAAGTTCGAGGTGGGCGCTTTAAAAAGAGGGACATCCACTAA
- a CDS encoding acyl-CoA dehydrogenase family protein yields MGHILTEEQIDLRDLVREFALKELKPYVKEFDESGEFPLEILQKAFEMGLHVLEIPEEYGGSGLDFKTTAIVFEELAKVDAGFAISLVTTFVALRSVIYAGNDEQKKKFADIIVPGAFGAFSLSEPNAGTDAASLRATAVKDGDEYVLNGTKCFVTNGGVASVYVVFCVTDKTKGAKGISGFIVERDRPGLSVGSHENKMGLRLSNTTDLILEDVRVPASNLLGAEGDGFKIAMNTLNVSRAFVGTLAVGICQAAIDESVKFAKERKQFGKPIGDFQAIQLMLADMEIQTEAARNLVQWSMGLMDSGDPVVREGAITKTFCGDTVVKVTTDAVQVFGGYGVSKEYPVEKLMRDSKVFQIFEGTNQIQRVTIARQMLKD; encoded by the coding sequence ATGGGACATATATTAACAGAAGAGCAAATTGACTTAAGAGATTTAGTAAGAGAGTTTGCCTTAAAGGAATTAAAGCCATATGTGAAAGAGTTTGACGAATCAGGAGAATTCCCACTGGAAATACTCCAAAAAGCCTTTGAAATGGGTTTGCATGTTCTGGAAATTCCTGAAGAATACGGTGGTTCAGGCTTAGATTTTAAAACGACTGCCATTGTTTTTGAAGAATTAGCAAAAGTGGATGCAGGTTTCGCTATTTCCTTGGTGACTACATTCGTTGCCCTACGGTCTGTAATTTATGCAGGAAATGACGAACAGAAAAAGAAATTTGCTGATATTATTGTTCCTGGAGCATTTGGAGCATTCTCTTTATCTGAGCCTAATGCAGGAACGGATGCAGCTTCCCTAAGAGCAACTGCCGTTAAAGACGGAGATGAGTATGTTCTTAATGGCACGAAGTGTTTTGTCACAAACGGTGGTGTAGCTAGCGTATATGTAGTTTTCTGTGTAACAGATAAAACTAAGGGTGCGAAAGGAATTTCTGGATTTATCGTTGAAAGAGATCGTCCAGGTCTTTCCGTTGGTAGTCATGAAAATAAAATGGGACTTCGGTTATCGAATACGACAGACCTTATCCTTGAAGATGTTCGCGTACCAGCTAGTAATCTTCTAGGAGCAGAAGGCGATGGTTTCAAAATTGCCATGAATACATTAAACGTTTCAAGAGCGTTTGTAGGTACGTTAGCAGTAGGTATTTGCCAAGCTGCCATTGATGAATCCGTTAAATTTGCCAAAGAAAGAAAGCAATTCGGTAAACCAATTGGTGATTTCCAAGCAATACAATTGATGCTGGCTGATATGGAAATTCAAACAGAAGCAGCCCGTAATTTAGTGCAATGGTCGATGGGATTAATGGATAGTGGTGATCCAGTTGTAAGAGAAGGAGCTATTACGAAAACATTCTGCGGCGATACAGTTGTGAAGGTAACAACAGATGCTGTTCAAGTTTTTGGTGGATACGGTGTCAGCAAAGAATATCCTGTTGAAAAACTAATGAGAGATTCAAAGGTATTCCAAATTTTCGAAGGAACTAATCAAATTCAACGGGTTACGATTGCTAGACAAATGCTTAAGGATTAA